Proteins encoded together in one Lathyrus oleraceus cultivar Zhongwan6 chromosome 5, CAAS_Psat_ZW6_1.0, whole genome shotgun sequence window:
- the LOC127085319 gene encoding amidophosphoribosyltransferase, chloroplastic: protein MASNSALSSSSLANPKLSFSSFSSSSSSFNPSFFPNKLLFSNSNSNSKTTLSHSRNYKSLSSSNNTNPNTTNTFPFLNLTANDDEKPREECGVVGIYGDPEASRLCYLALHALQHRGQEGAGIVSVNNNILQTVTGVGLVSEVFNDTKLRQLPGTLAIGHVRYSTAGQSMLKNVQPFVAGYRFGSVGVAHNGNFVNYRSLRNKLEDSGSIFNTTSDTEVILHLIATSNQKSFITRVIDACEKVQGAYSLVFVTEDKLVAVRDPYGFRPLVMGRRTNGSVVFASETCALDLIEASYVREVYPGEIVVVDETGVQSYSLVFHPEPKQCIFEHIYFSLPNSVVFGKSVYESRRLFGEILATENPVDCDVVIAVPDSGVVAALGYAAKAGVPFQQGLIRSHYVGRTFIEPSQKIRDFGVKLKLSPVRAVLEGKRVVVVDDSIVRGTTSSKIVRLLKEAGAKEVHMRIACPPIIGSCYYGVDTPSPDELISNRMSVDEIKEFIGCDSLAFLPMDSLKKLLGDDSSNFCYACFTGNYPVEPLELKVKKKAVDGGLNGTVQAIPNQKEVKIVGV from the coding sequence ATGGCTTCAAACTCTGCTCTCTCTTCCTCCTCCCTCGCCAACCCCAAACtctctttctcttctttttcttcttcttcttcctctttcaACCCTTCTTTTTTCCCTAacaaacttcttttctcaaacTCAAACTCAAACTCCAAAACCACACTTTCTCATTCCCGCAACTACAAATCACTCTCCTCATCCAACAACACCAACCCTAACACCACAAACACATTCCCTTTCCTAAACCTAACCGCCAACGACGACGAAAAGCCTCGCGAAGAATGCGGCGTCGTCGGTATCTACGGCGACCCCGAAGCCTCTCGCTTATGTTATCTAGCTCTCCACGCTCTTCAACACCGTGGTCAAGAAGGTGCTGGAATTGTCTCCGTCAATAATAACATCCTTCAAACCGTTACCGGCGTCGGTCTCGTTTCCGAAGTTTTTAACGATACCAAACTCCGTCAATTACCGGGAACTTTGGCCATCGGTCATGTTCGTTACTCAACCGCAGGTCAATCTATGCTGAAAAACGTTCAACCTTTTGTTGCAGGTTACCGTTTTGGTTCAGTTGGTGTTGCTCATAATGGTAACTTCGTGAATTACCGTTCCTTGAGAAACAAGCTTGAAGATTCTGGTTCCATTTTTAATACTACTTCTGATACTGAGGTTATTCTTCATCTTATTGCAACTTCGAATCAGAAGAGTTTTATAACTAGAGTTATTGATGCTTGTGAGAAAGTGCAAGGTGCTTACTCGCTTGTGTTTGTTACCGAGGATAAACTTGTTGCTGTGAGAGATCCTTACGGTTTTCGACCTTTGGTTATGGGAAGAAGAACGAATGGTTCTGTTGTTTTTGCTTCGGAAACCTGTGCGCTTGATTTGATTGAAGCTAGTTATGTGAGAGAGGTTTATCCTGGCGAAATTGTGGTTGTGGATGAAACTGGTGTTCAATCTTATTCTCTTGTTTTTCATCCAGAGCCAAAACAATGTATTTTTGAACATATTTATTTCTCACTGCCAAATTCTGTTGTTTTTGGGAAATCTGTTTATGAATCGAGGAGATTGTTTGGTGAAATATTGGCTACTGAGAATCCTGTTGATTGTGATGTTGTTATCGCTGTTCCTGATTCTGGTGTTGTAGCTGCACTTGGCTATGCTGCAAAAGCTGGTGTACCTTTTCAGCAGGGTTTGATTAGGTCACACTACGTTGGAAGAACTTTCATTGAGCCGTCGCAGAAGATTAGAGATTTTGGTGTGAAATTGAAGCTTTCCCCGGTTCGCGCGGTTCTTGAAGGGAAAAGAGTTGTGGTTGTTGATGATTCTATTGTGAGAGGAACAACATCATCCAAAATTGTGAGGCTGTTGAAAGAAGCTGGTGCTAAAGAGGTTCATATGAGAATTGCATGTCCACCAATTATTGGATCATGTTATTATGGTGTGGATACACCTAGCCCTGATGAGTTGATATCTAATAGGatgagtgtggatgagattaAGGAGTTTATTGGTTGTGATTCACTTGCTTTCTTACCTATGGATAGTTTGAAGAAGCTGTTGGGTGATGATTCTTCTAATTTCTGTTATGCTTGTTTCACTGGGAATTATCCTGTTGAACCTCTTGAACTTAAAGTCAAGAAGAAGGCAGTGGATGGTGGATTAAATGGAACTGTTCAAGCTATCCCAAATCAGAAAGAGGTGAAGATTGTTGGAGTTTGA
- the LOC127082937 gene encoding tRNA-dihydrouridine(47) synthase [NAD(P)(+)]-like isoform X1: MNVNGGEEDSRHGGSAVTLQTTDQLIARCIAPVKNEFLRPPPDRTSSQNDDVSIPKDKAPVLAKEKKSKRQLKRERRQDQKSTKNLCPEISKSGDVNSCRYQDKCRFSHDIEAFKEQKPADLEGECPFLKSEGSCPYGLSCRFLGTHEEGKPLSSNGLERRSEVNGFSKDVQKLLWKNKMTFPKADAKLKSLGLLSKSKGNALENKDGGDKCVQSDDIGSCAVTSELENKDGVDKCHQSDDDDSFGVIVDSDSKLECSVEVLKDDDGVNRELESDVLCPLKRRKTAEDCAGEETKTEGVSVAGQNVDGSCIRSEPEAGTEAITPETDISLKSHLREKKLIDFRDKLYLAPLTTVGNLPFRRVCKVLGADVTCGEMAMCTNLLQGQASEWALLRRHSSEDLFGVQICGAYPDSVARTVELIEKECSVDFIDINMGCPIDIVVNKGAGSALLTKPMRMKSVVEVASGTVDIPITIKVRTAYFEGKNRIDSVIADFSSWGASAVTIHGRSRQQRYSKLPDWDYVYQCTKKAPKNLQVVGNGDVFSFEDWNNHKTECPELATCMIARGALIKPWIFTEIKEQRHWDISSGERLNIFKDFVHFGLQHWGSDTKGVETTRRFLLEWLSYTCRYIPVGLMEVVPQRINWRPPSYYGRDDLETLMASDSAADWVRLSEMLLGKVPDGFAFAPKHKSNAYDRAENG; the protein is encoded by the exons ATGAACGTCAACGGCGGCGAGGAAGATTCTCGCCACGGAGGTTCGGCGGTAACTCTTCAAACCACCGATCAACTCATCGCCAGGTGCATAGCTCCTGTCAAAAACGAATTCCTTCGTCCTCCTCCAGACCGAACTTCCTCCCAAAACGACGACGTTTCAATCCCAAAGGACAAAGCCCCCGTTCTCGCCAAGGAGAAGAAATCCAAACGCCAACTCAAACGCGAACGTCGTCAG GATCAAAAATCAACGAAAAATCTGTGTCCAGAGATTTCCAAGTCCGGTGATGTTAATTCATGTCGTTATCAAGATAAGTGTCGTTTCAGCCACGATATAGAAGCTTTTAAGGAACAG AAACCGGCTGATTTGGAAGGAGAATGTCCTTTTTTGAAATCTGAAGGGTCTTGTCCTTATGGCCTATCGTGTAGATTTTTAGGTACTCATGAAGAGGGTAAGCCTTTATCTTCTAATGGATTGGAGAGAAGGTCTGAAGTTAATGGTTTTAGCAAAGATGTTCAAAAGCTTTTGTGGAAAAATAAGATGACTTTCCCCAAAGCTGATGCAAAACTCAAAAGTCTTGGCCTATTG TCTAAGTCAAAAGGGAATGCCTTGGAAAACAAAGATGGCGGTGACAAATGTGTTCAGTCTGATGACATTGGTTCTTGTGCGGTTACATCTGAGTTGGAAAACAAAGATGGTGTTGACAAATGCCATCAGTCTGATGACGATGATTCTTTTGGGGTGATTGTTGACTCAGATTCTAAGTTAGAATGCTCTGTAGAGGTTCTAAAAGATGACGATGGCGTCAATAGAGAACTTGAATCTGATGTACTTTGTCCCCTGAAGAGAAGAAAAACTGCGGAAGATTGTGCTGGTGAGGAGACAAAAACTGAAG GTGTGAGTGTTGCTGGTCAAAATGTTGACGGAAGCTGCATAAGATCTGAGCCAGAGGCAGGAACTGAAGCTATAACCCCAGAAACTGATATAAGTTTGAAATCACACTTGCGTGAGAAGAAGCTTATTGATTTCAGGGATAAGTTGTATCTTGCCCCCTTGACCACTGTTGGAAATCTCCCTTTCCGGAGAGTTTGCAAAGTATTAGGAGCTGATGTAACATGTGGTGAAATGGCAATGTGCACAAATCTTTTGCAG GGTCAAGCTTCAGAATGGGCATTGCTGAGACGCCATTCATCTGAAGATTTATTTGGTGTACAAATCTGTGGCGCATATCCAGATTCTGTGGCGCGAACAGTTGAACTAATAGAAAAGGAATGTTCAGTAGATTTCATTGATATAAATATGGGCTGCCCTATTGACATTGTTGTGAACAAGGGTGCTGGATCAGCTCTTCTTACAAAACCAATGCGCATGAAAAGTGTTGTAGAAGTAGCTTCAGGCACAGTTGATATACCAATAACTATCAAG GTACGGACAGCTTATTTTGAAGGAAAGAACCGTATCGACTCAGTGATAGCAGACTTTAGCTCCTGGGGAGCTAGTGCAGTAACAATACACGGTAGGTCACGGCAACAACGCTACAGTAAGCTTCCTGACTGGGATTACGTATATCAATGTACAAAGAAAGCCCCTAAAAATTTGCAAGTAGTGGGGAATGGAGATGTTTTTTCATTTGAAGACTGGAACAATCACAAAACTGAATGCCCTGAGCTTGCTACATGCATGATTGCCCGTGGTGCACTGATTAAA CCTTGGATATTTACAGAGATAAAGGAGCAGCGACATTGGGACATTAGTTCCGGCGAGCGGTTAAATATTTTCAAAGATTTTGTGCATTTTGGTCTTCAACATTGGGGTTCAGATACCAAAG GAGTGGAGACAACCAGACGGTTCTTGTTGGAATGGCTTAGCTACACCTGTAGGTACATACCTGTTGGTCTTATGGAAGTTGTTCCACAACGAATAAATTGGCGTCCACCATCTTATTACGGGCGTGATGACCTTGAGACACTGATGGCCTCAGACTCCGCAGCTGACTGG GTGCGATTATCAGAGATGTTACTTGGCAAAGTTCCAGACGGATTTGCTTTTGCCCCGAAGCATAAATCAAATGCTTACGACAGAGCTGAAAATGGTTAA
- the LOC127082937 gene encoding tRNA-dihydrouridine(47) synthase [NAD(P)(+)]-like isoform X2, whose amino-acid sequence MNVNGGEEDSRHGGSAVTLQTTDQLIARCIAPVKNEFLRPPPDRTSSQNDDVSIPKDKAPVLAKEKKSKRQLKRERRQDQKSTKNLCPEISKSGDVNSCRYQDKCRFSHDIEAFKEQKPADLEGECPFLKSEGSCPYGLSCRFLGTHEEGKPLSSNGLERRSEVNGFSKDVQKLLWKNKMTFPKADAKLKSLGLLSKSKGNALENKDGGDKCVQSDDIGSCAVTSELENKDGVDKCHQSDDDDSFGVIVDSDSKLECSVEVLKDDDGVNRELESDVLCPLKRRKTAEDCAGVSVAGQNVDGSCIRSEPEAGTEAITPETDISLKSHLREKKLIDFRDKLYLAPLTTVGNLPFRRVCKVLGADVTCGEMAMCTNLLQGQASEWALLRRHSSEDLFGVQICGAYPDSVARTVELIEKECSVDFIDINMGCPIDIVVNKGAGSALLTKPMRMKSVVEVASGTVDIPITIKVRTAYFEGKNRIDSVIADFSSWGASAVTIHGRSRQQRYSKLPDWDYVYQCTKKAPKNLQVVGNGDVFSFEDWNNHKTECPELATCMIARGALIKPWIFTEIKEQRHWDISSGERLNIFKDFVHFGLQHWGSDTKGVETTRRFLLEWLSYTCRYIPVGLMEVVPQRINWRPPSYYGRDDLETLMASDSAADWVRLSEMLLGKVPDGFAFAPKHKSNAYDRAENG is encoded by the exons ATGAACGTCAACGGCGGCGAGGAAGATTCTCGCCACGGAGGTTCGGCGGTAACTCTTCAAACCACCGATCAACTCATCGCCAGGTGCATAGCTCCTGTCAAAAACGAATTCCTTCGTCCTCCTCCAGACCGAACTTCCTCCCAAAACGACGACGTTTCAATCCCAAAGGACAAAGCCCCCGTTCTCGCCAAGGAGAAGAAATCCAAACGCCAACTCAAACGCGAACGTCGTCAG GATCAAAAATCAACGAAAAATCTGTGTCCAGAGATTTCCAAGTCCGGTGATGTTAATTCATGTCGTTATCAAGATAAGTGTCGTTTCAGCCACGATATAGAAGCTTTTAAGGAACAG AAACCGGCTGATTTGGAAGGAGAATGTCCTTTTTTGAAATCTGAAGGGTCTTGTCCTTATGGCCTATCGTGTAGATTTTTAGGTACTCATGAAGAGGGTAAGCCTTTATCTTCTAATGGATTGGAGAGAAGGTCTGAAGTTAATGGTTTTAGCAAAGATGTTCAAAAGCTTTTGTGGAAAAATAAGATGACTTTCCCCAAAGCTGATGCAAAACTCAAAAGTCTTGGCCTATTG TCTAAGTCAAAAGGGAATGCCTTGGAAAACAAAGATGGCGGTGACAAATGTGTTCAGTCTGATGACATTGGTTCTTGTGCGGTTACATCTGAGTTGGAAAACAAAGATGGTGTTGACAAATGCCATCAGTCTGATGACGATGATTCTTTTGGGGTGATTGTTGACTCAGATTCTAAGTTAGAATGCTCTGTAGAGGTTCTAAAAGATGACGATGGCGTCAATAGAGAACTTGAATCTGATGTACTTTGTCCCCTGAAGAGAAGAAAAACTGCGGAAGATTGTGCTG GTGTGAGTGTTGCTGGTCAAAATGTTGACGGAAGCTGCATAAGATCTGAGCCAGAGGCAGGAACTGAAGCTATAACCCCAGAAACTGATATAAGTTTGAAATCACACTTGCGTGAGAAGAAGCTTATTGATTTCAGGGATAAGTTGTATCTTGCCCCCTTGACCACTGTTGGAAATCTCCCTTTCCGGAGAGTTTGCAAAGTATTAGGAGCTGATGTAACATGTGGTGAAATGGCAATGTGCACAAATCTTTTGCAG GGTCAAGCTTCAGAATGGGCATTGCTGAGACGCCATTCATCTGAAGATTTATTTGGTGTACAAATCTGTGGCGCATATCCAGATTCTGTGGCGCGAACAGTTGAACTAATAGAAAAGGAATGTTCAGTAGATTTCATTGATATAAATATGGGCTGCCCTATTGACATTGTTGTGAACAAGGGTGCTGGATCAGCTCTTCTTACAAAACCAATGCGCATGAAAAGTGTTGTAGAAGTAGCTTCAGGCACAGTTGATATACCAATAACTATCAAG GTACGGACAGCTTATTTTGAAGGAAAGAACCGTATCGACTCAGTGATAGCAGACTTTAGCTCCTGGGGAGCTAGTGCAGTAACAATACACGGTAGGTCACGGCAACAACGCTACAGTAAGCTTCCTGACTGGGATTACGTATATCAATGTACAAAGAAAGCCCCTAAAAATTTGCAAGTAGTGGGGAATGGAGATGTTTTTTCATTTGAAGACTGGAACAATCACAAAACTGAATGCCCTGAGCTTGCTACATGCATGATTGCCCGTGGTGCACTGATTAAA CCTTGGATATTTACAGAGATAAAGGAGCAGCGACATTGGGACATTAGTTCCGGCGAGCGGTTAAATATTTTCAAAGATTTTGTGCATTTTGGTCTTCAACATTGGGGTTCAGATACCAAAG GAGTGGAGACAACCAGACGGTTCTTGTTGGAATGGCTTAGCTACACCTGTAGGTACATACCTGTTGGTCTTATGGAAGTTGTTCCACAACGAATAAATTGGCGTCCACCATCTTATTACGGGCGTGATGACCTTGAGACACTGATGGCCTCAGACTCCGCAGCTGACTGG GTGCGATTATCAGAGATGTTACTTGGCAAAGTTCCAGACGGATTTGCTTTTGCCCCGAAGCATAAATCAAATGCTTACGACAGAGCTGAAAATGGTTAA